Proteins encoded together in one bacterium window:
- a CDS encoding heavy metal translocating P-type ATPase: MAAAEALVATETCFHCGLDVPIGSDFAVELQGAPRAMCCVGCQAVAEMLRDEGLERWYVEREQPTGVPAQIVPEVLEEADFLRLEGEDRSFETHVEGDRVEVALLVEGMTCPACAWVIERALSALPAIEEARVNLIARRVRVVWRAGEAALDDVVARLAAVGFRARPDAPGEGAALHASERRAALIRLGIAGLATMNVMTYAVALYFGAIAEMAEGIDRFLQWMCWLVATPVVLVSARPHFEGAWRDLRARRPGMDVPIALAIGGAYVASAVAVMRGEGEVYFESVCMFTFFIGLGRYLEHGVRQRADALSDRLVDASPALARRIVEDAQGAERAREEVVPANRLAVGDRIVVRPGDSIPVDGIVRSGAGAVEEAVLSGEPWPRRVACGDEVRAGSVNADALLEIEVTRVEEESTLGVLHRLIDRAQSDKPAIARRADRLGGVFVAAVLVIAAVTAIAWSLIDPSRVFDVTLAVLVATCPCALGLATPTALAAASEGLARIGFVLTGGSALESLARVDRVVFDKTGSLTEGRPRIETVELVRDLSNQDAFARARALEAGSTHVLARAFTEPGAVTSRFSGGSSAGPGVLPVVEANRSIAGAGVEGTIAGVRHRLGRPDWASALAAEAAPPVLPETDAHTWILLADEDGAIAWFGLGDALRAEAAASVDELRSLGVELEILTGDPSSAASRIAAELGGLAVTSGVMPEGKVDHIRRHQTQGERVAFVGDGLNDGPVLRAADVSVAMAGGCDLSLLSADALLYRDDLAAMPRAVRWARRTRRIVTQNFAWAIGYNLLVLPLAVTGNLAPWLAAAGMSASSLLVALNATRLRREERRA; this comes from the coding sequence ATGGCGGCCGCCGAGGCACTGGTCGCGACCGAGACCTGCTTCCACTGCGGTCTCGACGTTCCGATCGGCAGCGACTTCGCGGTCGAGCTGCAGGGTGCTCCGCGCGCGATGTGCTGCGTCGGCTGCCAGGCGGTGGCGGAGATGCTCCGCGACGAGGGGCTGGAGCGCTGGTACGTCGAACGCGAGCAGCCGACCGGCGTGCCCGCGCAGATCGTGCCGGAGGTGCTCGAAGAGGCGGACTTCCTGCGACTCGAGGGCGAGGACCGGAGCTTCGAGACGCACGTCGAGGGCGACCGGGTCGAGGTGGCGCTGCTGGTCGAGGGGATGACTTGTCCAGCCTGCGCCTGGGTGATCGAACGCGCGCTCTCCGCACTCCCGGCGATCGAAGAGGCTCGCGTGAATCTGATCGCGCGCCGCGTTCGTGTCGTCTGGCGGGCGGGCGAAGCGGCTCTCGACGACGTGGTCGCGCGCCTCGCAGCGGTCGGATTCCGGGCGCGTCCGGATGCGCCGGGGGAGGGGGCCGCGCTGCACGCGAGCGAGCGTCGGGCGGCGCTCATCCGACTCGGGATCGCCGGGCTCGCGACCATGAACGTGATGACCTACGCGGTTGCGCTCTATTTCGGCGCGATCGCGGAGATGGCCGAGGGGATCGATCGCTTCCTGCAATGGATGTGCTGGCTGGTCGCGACACCGGTCGTGCTCGTGAGCGCGCGTCCCCATTTCGAGGGCGCCTGGCGCGATCTGCGCGCGCGACGTCCGGGGATGGACGTCCCGATCGCGTTGGCGATCGGCGGAGCCTACGTGGCCAGCGCGGTCGCGGTCATGCGCGGCGAGGGCGAGGTCTACTTCGAGTCCGTCTGCATGTTCACCTTCTTCATCGGCCTCGGCCGCTACCTCGAGCACGGCGTGCGTCAGCGGGCCGACGCGCTCTCCGACCGACTCGTGGATGCGTCGCCGGCGCTCGCCCGAAGGATCGTGGAAGACGCGCAGGGCGCCGAGCGCGCGCGGGAAGAGGTGGTGCCCGCGAATCGTCTCGCGGTCGGGGATCGGATCGTCGTTCGTCCCGGGGACTCGATTCCCGTGGACGGGATCGTGCGCTCGGGTGCCGGCGCGGTCGAGGAAGCGGTGCTCTCGGGCGAGCCGTGGCCGCGGCGCGTCGCGTGCGGGGACGAGGTTCGCGCCGGGAGCGTGAACGCGGACGCGCTGCTCGAGATCGAGGTCACGCGGGTCGAGGAGGAGTCCACGCTCGGCGTGCTCCATCGACTGATCGATCGCGCGCAGAGCGACAAACCGGCGATCGCCCGGCGAGCGGACCGGCTCGGCGGCGTCTTCGTCGCGGCGGTGCTCGTGATCGCGGCAGTCACGGCGATCGCCTGGTCGCTGATCGATCCGTCCCGGGTCTTCGACGTGACCCTTGCGGTGCTGGTCGCGACCTGTCCGTGCGCGCTCGGGCTGGCGACGCCGACGGCGCTCGCCGCCGCCAGCGAGGGCCTGGCGCGGATCGGCTTCGTGCTCACCGGGGGGTCGGCCCTCGAGTCCCTGGCCCGCGTCGACCGCGTCGTGTTCGACAAGACCGGGAGCCTGACCGAAGGCCGGCCGCGAATCGAGACGGTCGAGCTCGTACGCGACCTCTCGAACCAGGACGCCTTCGCACGCGCCCGCGCGCTCGAGGCGGGCTCGACGCACGTCCTGGCGCGGGCGTTCACGGAGCCGGGTGCGGTCACGTCACGCTTCTCCGGAGGGTCCAGCGCGGGCCCGGGCGTGCTTCCCGTCGTGGAAGCGAACCGCTCGATCGCCGGGGCCGGCGTGGAAGGCACGATCGCAGGCGTGCGTCACCGGCTCGGCCGACCCGACTGGGCGAGCGCGCTCGCTGCCGAGGCCGCGCCGCCTGTCCTTCCGGAGACCGACGCGCATACCTGGATCCTGCTGGCCGACGAGGACGGGGCGATCGCCTGGTTCGGTCTCGGTGACGCGCTGCGTGCCGAAGCGGCAGCGAGCGTGGACGAACTGCGGTCGCTCGGCGTCGAGCTCGAGATCCTGACCGGCGATCCGTCGTCCGCCGCCTCGCGGATCGCCGCGGAGCTCGGCGGGCTGGCCGTCACGTCGGGGGTCATGCCGGAGGGCAAGGTGGATCACATCCGCCGCCATCAGACGCAGGGCGAGCGGGTCGCCTTCGTGGGCGACGGACTGAACGACGGACCCGTCCTGCGGGCCGCGGACGTCTCGGTCGCGATGGCCGGAGGCTGCGATCTCTCACTCCTCTCCGCGGACGCGCTCCTCTACCGGGACGACCTGGCGGCGATGCCGCGCGCGGTCCGCTGGGCCAGGCGGACCCGCCGGATCGTGACCCAGAACTTCGCCTGGGCGATCGGATACAACCTGCTCGTGCTGCCCCTCGCCGTCACCGGGAACCTCGCGCCGTGGCTCGCCGCGGCGGGCATGTCGGCGAGCTCGCTGCTCGTCGCCCTGAACGCGACGCGTCTGCGCCGGGAGGAGAGACGCGCATGA
- a CDS encoding FixH family protein: MSEPSPWYRHFWPWFIVVLMVVSVGASLWTVVIAYGLGDLEVSDTRPASVESQSLSPSGPAAP; the protein is encoded by the coding sequence ATGAGCGAGCCCAGCCCCTGGTATCGCCATTTCTGGCCCTGGTTCATCGTCGTGCTCATGGTCGTGTCCGTGGGCGCGAGCCTCTGGACGGTCGTGATCGCCTACGGCCTGGGCGACCTCGAGGTGTCCGACACGCGCCCGGCTTCCGTGGAATCGCAAAGCCTCTCCCCTTCCGGACCGGCGGCTCCCTGA
- the ccoG gene encoding cytochrome c oxidase accessory protein CcoG: protein MSSGGDTTSDAPQTVDLYEKWRRIYPEWVSGGFQTWRRVTLVVLLLIFYAGPWLRWNGEPGARFDLAERRFTVFWQTFAPDEFVLLAWLLVILALGLFVATIAAGRVFCGWVCPQTIWVNAYLILERYIEGDRVERQRRDNKPWTRDWMARKAMKFAAWSVVAFSISITFVGYFTEIRELVPRVATFQLTGWETVFVLLPAAGSFFFSAILREQVCFHMCPYARFQSVMLDRDSLIISYDESRAEPRGHRPRKADPAELGLGHCIDCDRCVRVCPTGIDIRDGLQYQCIGCAACVDACTDVMGQMGYGETLVRYSSENRDAGQPGRWLRPRLVGYATMMTAIVTLFAVTVATRLPLDLDVIRDRNRLYREFWDGSVENVYSLRISNRADTTQDYRIEFASEVPLELVGERVVSVEAGDMRIVPISLLRAAETPRGETVSDVEFTIRAEADEEAVARATSVFHQPEPVRRAANEEVRG from the coding sequence GTGAGCAGCGGAGGCGACACGACGAGCGACGCGCCGCAGACCGTCGATCTGTACGAGAAGTGGCGTCGGATCTATCCCGAGTGGGTCTCGGGCGGGTTCCAGACCTGGCGCCGCGTCACGCTCGTGGTGCTCCTCCTGATCTTCTATGCGGGGCCCTGGCTTCGCTGGAACGGGGAGCCCGGGGCGCGCTTCGATCTCGCCGAGCGTCGTTTCACCGTCTTCTGGCAGACCTTCGCACCCGACGAGTTCGTGCTGCTCGCGTGGCTCCTGGTCATCCTCGCGCTCGGACTCTTCGTCGCGACGATCGCCGCCGGCCGGGTCTTCTGCGGTTGGGTCTGTCCGCAGACGATCTGGGTCAACGCCTATCTGATCCTGGAGCGCTACATCGAGGGCGACCGCGTCGAGCGCCAGCGCCGCGACAACAAGCCCTGGACCCGGGACTGGATGGCCAGGAAGGCCATGAAGTTCGCGGCCTGGTCGGTCGTGGCGTTCTCGATCTCGATCACCTTCGTCGGGTACTTCACGGAGATCCGTGAGCTCGTCCCGCGCGTCGCGACGTTCCAGCTGACCGGCTGGGAGACGGTCTTCGTCCTTCTCCCGGCGGCCGGCAGCTTCTTCTTCTCTGCGATCCTGCGTGAGCAGGTCTGCTTCCACATGTGCCCCTACGCGCGATTCCAGAGCGTGATGCTCGACCGCGACTCGTTGATCATCAGCTACGACGAGTCGCGCGCGGAGCCCCGCGGCCATCGGCCGCGAAAGGCGGATCCCGCCGAGCTCGGGCTCGGCCACTGCATCGACTGCGACCGGTGCGTCCGCGTCTGCCCGACCGGCATCGACATCCGCGACGGCCTCCAGTACCAGTGCATCGGTTGCGCGGCCTGCGTCGACGCCTGTACCGACGTCATGGGCCAGATGGGCTACGGGGAGACCCTCGTTCGCTACAGCTCGGAGAATCGTGACGCGGGCCAGCCCGGTCGTTGGCTCCGCCCCCGGCTCGTCGGGTACGCGACCATGATGACCGCGATCGTGACCCTCTTCGCGGTGACCGTCGCCACGCGCCTCCCCCTCGATCTCGACGTGATCCGCGATCGCAATCGTCTCTATCGCGAATTCTGGGACGGCAGCGTCGAGAACGTCTACTCGCTCCGCATCTCGAACCGCGCCGACACGACCCAGGACTACCGGATCGAGTTCGCCTCGGAGGTGCCGCTCGAGCTGGTCGGTGAGCGAGTGGTCTCGGTCGAGGCCGGGGACATGCGCATCGTGCCGATCAGCCTGTTGCGGGCGGCGGAGACGCCGCGGGGTGAGACCGTGTCCGACGTCGAGTTCACGATCCGGGCCGAAGCCGACGAAGAGGCCGTCGCGCGGGCGACGAGTGTGTTCCACCAGCCCGAGCCCGTGCGGCGCGCGGCCAACGAGGAGGTTCGAGGATGA
- the ccoP gene encoding cytochrome-c oxidase, cbb3-type subunit III, with translation MSAAWSTFIIVLVVANIVGCAWLLWGNRHVEIDPGEIGESTGHDFDGIEELNNPLPAWWTWLFIGTIVFGVGYFILYPGFGSMPGVLGWSSTGEAAANGAAAEAKYGPIYEAYLAQPIPDLLDDERALGMGRRIFANRCAQCHGSDARGGRGYPNLTDDDWIHGGAPETIVSTIANGRVGVMPPLGGALGGDEGVGNVTEHVLSLSGRDHDAAAAAIGKPMYDGLCGICHGVDGRGNQAIGAPNLSDDVWLHGGTRDDIAYAIEAGLNNQMPAHSDILTEGRVHVTAAYVLSLSKGGAAAP, from the coding sequence ATGAGTGCCGCATGGAGCACGTTCATCATCGTGCTGGTCGTCGCGAACATCGTCGGCTGTGCCTGGCTGCTCTGGGGCAACCGCCACGTGGAGATCGATCCGGGAGAGATCGGCGAATCGACGGGGCACGACTTCGACGGCATCGAAGAGCTGAACAACCCGCTTCCGGCGTGGTGGACCTGGCTCTTCATCGGAACGATCGTCTTCGGCGTCGGCTACTTCATCCTCTATCCGGGTTTCGGGAGCATGCCGGGCGTGCTCGGCTGGAGCTCCACCGGTGAGGCGGCGGCGAACGGCGCGGCGGCGGAGGCGAAGTACGGTCCGATCTACGAGGCGTACCTCGCGCAGCCGATCCCGGATCTCCTCGACGACGAGCGGGCCCTCGGGATGGGTCGGCGCATCTTCGCGAACCGATGCGCGCAGTGTCACGGCTCGGATGCACGCGGCGGTCGCGGCTACCCCAATCTGACGGACGACGATTGGATCCACGGCGGCGCGCCGGAGACGATCGTGAGCACGATCGCGAACGGTCGCGTCGGCGTGATGCCGCCGCTCGGCGGTGCGCTCGGCGGAGACGAGGGGGTCGGCAACGTGACGGAGCACGTCCTCTCGCTCTCTGGTCGCGATCACGATGCGGCGGCCGCGGCCATCGGAAAGCCGATGTACGACGGGCTCTGCGGGATCTGCCACGGGGTCGACGGACGCGGGAACCAGGCCATCGGAGCCCCGAACCTGAGCGACGACGTCTGGCTCCACGGCGGAACGCGCGACGACATCGCGTACGCGATCGAGGCCGGCCTGAACAATCAGATGCCGGCGCACTCCGACATCCTGACGGAAGGGCGCGTCCACGTGACGGCGGCCTACGTCCTGTCCCTGTCCAAGGGAGGAGCGGCGGCGCCGTGA
- a CDS encoding cbb3-type cytochrome c oxidase subunit 3, with product MELVDIHISMGTVRGAIAALTMATFLGIVWWAYRPGNRGRFEEDALLAFEDDERAVLRNRKESREGEER from the coding sequence GTGGAACTCGTCGACATCCACATCAGCATGGGAACCGTTCGGGGCGCGATCGCGGCGCTCACGATGGCGACCTTCCTCGGAATCGTCTGGTGGGCCTACCGGCCCGGGAACCGCGGACGCTTCGAGGAGGACGCCCTGCTGGCCTTCGAGGACGACGAACGTGCGGTGCTGCGGAATCGCAAGGAATCACGAGAAGGAGAAGAGCGATGA
- the ccoO gene encoding cytochrome-c oxidase, cbb3-type subunit II: MDHRVIERNMGLMLVLVIGVISLGGLAEIVPLFWQDAVTQPVPGLRPLTALELEGRDIYIREGCVGCHSQMIRKLAPEEARYGPHSRAGESIWDHPFLWGSKRTGPDLARVGRRYSDEWHRVHLIDPRAVVPESNMPGFPWLADAELDGADTPDKMRALRSVGVPYEDGDIDRATAEVEGKTELAALIAYLQQLGTHFDPDQEG; this comes from the coding sequence ATGGACCATCGCGTAATCGAACGGAACATGGGCCTGATGCTCGTCCTCGTGATCGGGGTCATCAGTCTCGGTGGCCTGGCGGAGATCGTGCCTCTGTTCTGGCAGGACGCGGTCACCCAGCCCGTTCCCGGGCTCCGTCCGCTGACCGCTCTCGAGCTCGAGGGGCGCGACATCTACATCCGTGAGGGTTGCGTCGGCTGCCACTCCCAGATGATCCGCAAGCTCGCGCCGGAGGAGGCGCGCTACGGACCGCATTCTCGGGCGGGCGAGTCGATCTGGGACCACCCCTTCCTCTGGGGCTCCAAGCGGACGGGGCCCGACCTCGCACGGGTCGGTCGCCGGTACAGCGACGAGTGGCATCGCGTCCACCTCATCGACCCCCGCGCCGTCGTGCCGGAGTCGAACATGCCCGGGTTCCCGTGGCTCGCCGACGCCGAGCTCGACGGGGCGGACACGCCGGACAAGATGCGAGCCCTGCGCTCCGTCGGCGTGCCCTACGAGGACGGAGACATCGACCGGGCGACCGCCGAGGTCGAGGGCAAGACGGAGCTCGCGGCTCTGATCGCCTATCTGCAGCAGCTCGGGACGCACTTCGATCCCGATCAGGAGGGGTGA
- the ccoN gene encoding cytochrome-c oxidase, cbb3-type subunit I codes for MSVAAAPRQDAQALAYDDGVVRLFAVMTVVWGIVGMLVGVVLAAQLAWPSLNFDVPYLSYGRLRPLHTNAVIFAFGGCALFSTSLYVVQRTCRTTLFAPGLASFVFWGWQAVILAAAITLPLGITTSKEYAELEWPIDLLITIVWVAYAVVFFGTIAKRKTSHIYVANWFYGAFILTVAVLHVVNSAEVPVTMWKSYSAYGGAIDAMVQWWYGHNAVGFFLTAGFLGMMYYFVPKQAERPVYSYRLSVVHFWALISVYMWAGPHHLHYTSLPDWVQSIGMVFSLILLAPSWGGMINGVMTLSGAWEKLRDDPVIRFMIVALSFYGMSTFEGPMMSIKTVNALSHYTDWTIGHVHSGALGWVAMMTIGSLYYLIPRLAGRTEMWSIPAVNLHFWLSTLGVIFYVVNMWIAGVMQGLMWLAVNEDGTLTNSFVQSVEATWPFYVGRLAGGTVFFSGMLVMAWNTAKTMQAGASAEAEGN; via the coding sequence ATGTCGGTCGCAGCCGCGCCCCGGCAGGACGCGCAGGCCTTGGCCTACGACGACGGCGTCGTTCGGCTCTTCGCCGTGATGACCGTGGTCTGGGGGATCGTGGGGATGCTGGTCGGCGTCGTGCTCGCCGCGCAGCTCGCCTGGCCCTCGCTCAACTTCGATGTCCCCTACCTCTCCTACGGGCGGCTTCGTCCGCTGCACACGAACGCGGTGATCTTCGCGTTCGGCGGCTGCGCGCTCTTCTCGACGTCTCTCTACGTGGTCCAGCGCACCTGTCGAACGACCTTGTTCGCGCCGGGGCTGGCGTCGTTCGTGTTCTGGGGCTGGCAGGCGGTGATTCTCGCTGCGGCGATCACCCTCCCGCTCGGCATCACGACGAGCAAGGAGTACGCCGAGCTCGAGTGGCCGATCGACCTGCTGATCACGATCGTCTGGGTCGCCTACGCGGTCGTGTTCTTCGGCACGATCGCCAAGCGCAAGACGTCCCACATCTACGTCGCCAACTGGTTCTACGGCGCCTTCATCCTGACCGTCGCCGTTCTTCACGTCGTCAACAGCGCTGAAGTCCCGGTCACGATGTGGAAGTCGTACAGCGCCTACGGCGGCGCGATCGACGCCATGGTCCAGTGGTGGTACGGACACAACGCCGTCGGCTTCTTCCTGACCGCCGGCTTCCTGGGCATGATGTACTACTTCGTGCCGAAGCAGGCCGAGCGTCCCGTCTACTCCTATCGACTGTCGGTCGTGCACTTCTGGGCGCTGATCTCGGTCTACATGTGGGCCGGTCCGCACCACCTCCATTACACGTCGCTGCCGGACTGGGTCCAGTCCATCGGCATGGTCTTCTCGTTGATCCTGCTCGCACCGTCCTGGGGCGGGATGATCAACGGCGTGATGACCCTGTCGGGCGCGTGGGAGAAGCTGCGCGACGATCCGGTCATCCGCTTCATGATCGTGGCGCTCTCGTTCTACGGCATGTCGACCTTCGAGGGGCCGATGATGTCGATCAAGACCGTCAACGCCCTTTCCCACTACACGGATTGGACGATCGGCCACGTGCACTCCGGTGCGCTGGGCTGGGTCGCGATGATGACGATCGGGTCGCTCTACTACCTGATTCCGCGGCTCGCGGGCCGAACGGAGATGTGGAGCATCCCGGCCGTGAACCTGCACTTCTGGCTCTCGACCCTCGGCGTGATCTTCTACGTCGTGAACATGTGGATCGCCGGCGTGATGCAGGGACTGATGTGGCTCGCGGTCAACGAGGACGGGACGCTCACGAACAGCTTCGTGCAGTCGGTCGAGGCGACCTGGCCCTTCTACGTCGGTCGTCTGGCCGGAGGGACGGTCTTCTTCAGCGGCATGCTGGTGATGGCATGGAATACGGCGAAGACGATGCAGGCGGGTGCGTCTGCGGAAGCGGAGGGGAACTAG
- a CDS encoding amidohydrolase family protein: MPQPRIVLQGALLLNGRDPARPEMTVVVEGDRISSVEPDAAFTPRPDDEVHDLGGRALMPGMVQSHFHSHFGAFGDGVSAPALGLEAAPPYLSMLAAKNAENALRLGWTGAIGSSNAFVIDVSLKEAIQAGIVRGPRYLAGSREIVTTGEYSDYANNRNHFMELGCTGLTCAVNGEEEWRHVARIEAGRGCDVIKISAGPGHGSSPARDVMYPTRTELHALVDAAHTLGKRVRAHAPSKTSILECARAGVDIIDHADRIDDECIEAILDADTTIVPSMLWSARFLELAESWDHDQAVLQISEGFPESPDEVRRRIAAVREDYEYTCEAIPRALRAGVRMVIGDDFGTPIMPHGDYAAELELYVKVLGIPPLEVLRWATHNGAIAMGLGEDAGLVEAGRLADFVVVNGDPSVDIACLGAADGIAAVALGGEWALNRLQPAA; the protein is encoded by the coding sequence ATGCCCCAACCCCGAATCGTCCTGCAGGGCGCCCTGCTCCTGAACGGGCGCGACCCCGCTCGCCCCGAAATGACCGTCGTCGTCGAGGGCGACCGCATCTCGAGCGTGGAGCCCGACGCGGCCTTCACGCCTCGACCCGACGACGAGGTCCACGACCTCGGCGGTCGGGCTCTCATGCCGGGCATGGTGCAGTCCCATTTCCACTCGCATTTCGGGGCCTTCGGCGACGGCGTCTCGGCACCGGCCCTGGGCCTCGAGGCGGCCCCGCCCTACCTCTCGATGCTCGCCGCGAAGAACGCGGAGAACGCGCTGCGACTCGGCTGGACCGGCGCAATCGGTTCGAGCAACGCATTCGTGATCGACGTAAGCCTCAAGGAGGCGATCCAGGCCGGAATCGTCCGTGGCCCCCGCTATCTCGCCGGATCACGCGAGATCGTCACGACCGGCGAGTATTCGGACTACGCCAACAACCGGAACCACTTCATGGAGCTCGGCTGCACGGGCCTGACCTGCGCCGTGAACGGCGAAGAGGAGTGGCGACACGTCGCGCGGATCGAGGCGGGCCGCGGTTGTGACGTGATCAAGATCTCCGCCGGGCCGGGACACGGCTCGTCCCCTGCCCGCGACGTGATGTATCCGACCCGGACCGAGCTGCATGCCCTCGTCGACGCGGCCCACACTCTCGGCAAGCGCGTTCGCGCCCACGCCCCGTCGAAGACCTCGATCCTCGAGTGTGCCCGCGCTGGCGTGGACATCATCGACCACGCGGACCGGATCGACGACGAGTGCATCGAAGCGATCCTCGACGCGGACACGACGATCGTGCCGAGCATGCTCTGGAGCGCGCGCTTCCTCGAGCTCGCCGAGTCCTGGGACCACGACCAAGCGGTCCTGCAGATCAGCGAGGGCTTCCCGGAGAGTCCGGACGAGGTGAGGCGGCGGATCGCCGCCGTGCGCGAGGACTACGAGTACACCTGTGAAGCGATTCCTCGAGCGCTCCGCGCCGGAGTCCGCATGGTGATCGGCGACGACTTCGGAACGCCGATCATGCCCCACGGCGACTACGCCGCGGAGCTCGAGCTCTACGTCAAGGTGCTCGGCATCCCGCCGCTCGAGGTGCTCCGCTGGGCGACCCACAACGGCGCCATCGCGATGGGTCTCGGCGAAGACGCTGGACTCGTCGAAGCCGGACGCCTCGCGGACTTCGTGGTCGTGAACGGCGACCCGTCCGTCGACATCGCTTGCCTGGGCGCCGCGGACGGGATCGCAGCAGTCGCCCTCGGCGGCGAATGGGCCCTGAACCGGCTGCAGCCCGCGGCCTGA
- a CDS encoding cytochrome P450 codes for MVEYNPLMPEIFDDPLPIYARLREEAPAYYVEEHDCWALSRFEDIWVQSGDNASYSASLRGTTPAHLITKQMPVFPSVNMMDPPEHTRNRALISGAFKPRRVAALAPAVEAIVEKHAKALEQDGEIDLVGDYIAKIAMEVSCVLLGLPIEDADELYGYVNRFFARENDQPGMTQDGLQAADELNRYLESFIQFRRDNPTDDDVLLNAYLNARFDDKPLPDENIASQMSTLVIGSTDSFPKVFACFLHELFRNPGQRAELVADPSLIPNAFREGLRFGMPTQFLGRTVVKPVELHGHTFEPGQSVIFLFPSANRDEREFESPDQFDIHRRSRRILTFGHGSHSCLGTHIAALEGETATRALLERIPEFVVNEDRIERLRSEFVAGIVGLPATRS; via the coding sequence TTGGTCGAGTACAACCCGCTGATGCCCGAGATCTTCGACGACCCCCTTCCGATCTACGCCCGCCTGCGAGAGGAAGCGCCGGCCTACTACGTCGAGGAGCACGACTGCTGGGCGCTCTCGCGATTCGAGGACATCTGGGTGCAGAGCGGCGACAACGCCTCCTACTCCGCCTCGTTGCGCGGCACGACGCCGGCGCATCTGATCACGAAGCAGATGCCGGTCTTCCCGAGCGTCAACATGATGGACCCGCCGGAGCACACGCGGAATCGGGCGCTCATCTCCGGCGCGTTCAAGCCCCGGCGCGTCGCCGCCCTCGCCCCCGCGGTCGAGGCGATCGTCGAGAAGCACGCGAAGGCGCTCGAACAGGACGGCGAGATCGACCTCGTGGGGGACTACATCGCGAAGATCGCGATGGAGGTCTCGTGCGTCCTGCTCGGGCTCCCGATCGAAGACGCGGACGAGCTCTATGGCTACGTGAACCGGTTCTTCGCCCGCGAGAACGATCAGCCGGGCATGACGCAGGACGGGCTCCAGGCTGCAGACGAGCTGAATCGCTACCTGGAGTCGTTCATCCAGTTCCGCCGGGACAACCCGACGGACGACGACGTCCTGCTGAATGCCTACCTGAACGCGCGCTTCGACGACAAGCCGCTGCCGGACGAGAACATCGCCTCGCAGATGTCGACCCTCGTGATCGGAAGCACGGACAGCTTCCCGAAGGTCTTCGCCTGCTTCCTCCATGAGCTGTTCCGCAATCCCGGTCAGCGGGCGGAGCTCGTCGCGGACCCGTCGCTCATCCCGAACGCGTTCCGTGAGGGGCTGCGATTCGGAATGCCGACCCAGTTCCTCGGACGGACGGTGGTGAAGCCCGTCGAGCTGCACGGCCACACGTTCGAGCCCGGACAATCGGTGATCTTCCTCTTCCCGTCGGCGAATCGCGACGAGCGCGAGTTCGAGAGCCCCGACCAGTTCGACATCCATCGTCGATCACGCCGGATCCTCACTTTCGGACACGGAAGCCACTCCTGCCTCGGAACCCACATCGCCGCACTCGAGGGCGAGACCGCGACCCGGGCGCTGCTCGAGCGGATACCCGAGTTCGTCGTGAACGAAGACCGGATCGAGCGGCTGCGCAGCGAGTTCGTCGCCGGCATCGTCGGCTTGCCCGCCACGCGGTCCTAG
- a CDS encoding globin domain-containing protein — protein MPTVNALPAPTSTRAEAEVAPSPSEQEQDREALEAIAEAIAEDGDRFVDALYADFFARCPAARPLFGEHALSEQEEMVSETFRAIVAWLDDEPWLDDNLIAFGESHVEYGVEEGMYPLFVEALVETVCACAGVARTSAGVLLLRESLEQITGAMATRSPIQRKYGA, from the coding sequence GTGCCGACGGTGAACGCCCTCCCCGCTCCGACGTCCACGAGGGCGGAGGCCGAAGTCGCACCTTCGCCCTCGGAGCAAGAGCAGGACCGGGAGGCGCTCGAAGCGATCGCGGAAGCGATCGCGGAGGACGGGGATCGTTTCGTCGACGCGCTCTACGCCGACTTCTTCGCCCGCTGCCCCGCGGCTCGGCCGCTCTTCGGCGAGCACGCCCTCTCCGAGCAGGAGGAGATGGTGAGCGAAACTTTCCGCGCGATCGTCGCCTGGCTCGACGACGAGCCCTGGCTGGACGACAACCTGATCGCGTTCGGAGAGAGCCACGTCGAGTACGGCGTCGAGGAGGGGATGTACCCCCTCTTCGTCGAAGCGCTCGTCGAGACCGTCTGTGCCTGCGCTGGCGTCGCCCGGACCTCGGCGGGCGTTCTCCTCCTGCGGGAGAGCCTGGAGCAGATCACCGGGGCGATGGCCACGCGATCGCCGATCCAGAGGAAGTACGGGGCATGA